One Pyrus communis chromosome 13, drPyrComm1.1, whole genome shotgun sequence genomic window carries:
- the LOC137713884 gene encoding uncharacterized protein, whose amino-acid sequence MASMQCHKPATDEACPKTCQNKPASESSLGQKVSGFLKGHHGSHSSSHTQCSATATNGQGHHATNSTACHGRTKKKGEHRNKKTGGGRNLLQKIKDGISGHSSSSSDSESDQEGSCRKKN is encoded by the exons ATGGCCTCAATGCAATGCCACAAGCCTGCCACTGATGAGGCATGCCCCAAAACTTGCCAAAACAAGCCTGCCAGTGAGAGCTCATTAGGGCAAAAGGTGTCTGGCTTTCTGAAAGGTCACCATGGCTCTCACAGCAGCAGCCACACTCAGTGCTCAGCCACCGCAACTAACGGTCAGGGGCACCATGCAACTAACAGCACGGCGTGCCATGGAAGAACCAAGAAGAAGGGTGAGCACAGAAACAAGAAGACAGGAGGAGGCAGAAATCTTCTTCAGAAGATCAAGGATGGTATTTCCGGCcatagcagcagcagcagcgacAGCGAGAGCGACCAGGAAGGCAGCTGCAGAAAGAAG AACTAA
- the LOC137713931 gene encoding uncharacterized protein, which produces MASPPPSKRKRKNQSKDEADDPSAAPSSTPEKLSPVVVFAHGAGASSSSDWMIRWKDMLGKALNAVEVVTFDYPYISGGKKRAPPKAEKLVGFHADVVKKAVAKYPGHPLILAGKSMGSRVSCMVACKEDIYASTIVCLGYPLKGMNGAVRDETILELSIPIMFVQGSKDGLCPLEKLETTRKKMKCLNDLHVIDGGDHSFKIGKKHMQSTGLSQDKAEDLAFQAIAAFWLRSLEGR; this is translated from the exons ATGGCTTCACCACCACCGTCAAAACGCAAGCGTAAGAACCAGAGCAAAGACGAAGCAGATGACCCGTCAGCGGCACCTTCATCCACACCAGAGAAATTATCCCCTGTGGTGGTCTTTGCTCATGGTGCtggtgcttcttcttcttccgacTGGATGATCAG GTGGAAGGATATGTTGGGAAAAGCGCTAAACGCTGTAGAAGTTGTTACCTTCGATTACCCAT ATATTTCTGGTGGGAAAAAGAGGGCTCCTCCAAAGGCTGAAAAGTTGGTCGGTTTTCATGCCGATGTTGTCAAAAAGGCAGTTGCTAAGTACCCGGGTCATCCGTTGATTTTAGCCGGGAAATCTATGGGTTCAAG AGTCAGCTGCATGGTAGCTTGCAAGGAAGATATATATGCCTCAACAATAGTTTGCTTAGGATACCCACTAAAG GGCATGAATGGAGCAGTGCGAGATGAAACGATATTGGAACTTTCTATTCCCATAATGTTTGTACAG GGTAGTAAAGATGGGCTTTGTCCATTGGAAAAGCTAGAAACTACTCGCAAGAAGATGAAATGCCTTAATGATTTGCATGTCATTGATGGTGGCGACCACTCCTTCAAGATTGGAAAGAAGCATATGCAAAGCACTGGGTTATCCCAAGACAAAGCTGAAGATCTTGCTTTTCAGGCCATTGCAGCTTTTTGGTTGAGGTCTCTTGAAGGAAGGTGA